From Streptomyces durmitorensis, a single genomic window includes:
- a CDS encoding nuclear transport factor 2 family protein, translated as MSKSEIDAVTAEFFGAFDNVGGKAADVARIRRLVIPGGVIVMTGPQFTVYTVDEFIEPRQRLLSEGRLVEFSEWETSERTEIEGDIAARFGAYRKSGTLDGEPFEGGGTKTIQFVRTPDGWRIAAFSWYDTP; from the coding sequence ATGTCCAAGAGTGAGATCGACGCCGTGACCGCCGAGTTCTTCGGCGCCTTCGACAACGTGGGCGGCAAGGCAGCCGACGTGGCCCGCATCCGCCGCCTCGTCATCCCGGGTGGCGTGATCGTCATGACCGGCCCGCAGTTCACGGTCTACACGGTGGACGAGTTCATCGAACCCCGCCAACGGCTCCTGAGCGAGGGCCGGTTGGTGGAGTTCTCCGAGTGGGAGACCTCCGAACGGACCGAGATCGAGGGCGACATCGCCGCACGGTTCGGCGCGTACCGCAAGTCCGGGACTTTGGACGGCGAGCCGTTCGAGGGAGGCGGGACGAAAACCATTCAGTTCGTCCGCACCCCGGACGGCTGGCGGATCGCCGCGTTCTCCTGGTACGACACGCCCTGA